The following is a genomic window from Lagenorhynchus albirostris chromosome 2, mLagAlb1.1, whole genome shotgun sequence.
GTGATGGTATCCAGTCTTGGGCCAGGGCTGACTCCAGACCCACCCTATTAACTAGGACGCACCACTGCCTCCCTCTGACGCCAGAGTCCAGATCGAAGGAGGCCCTGATCAGGCAGCCTCAGCCACCTCTGAGTCTCCGTCCTGGGCCAGGCGCGATGGCGGAGAAGGTGCTGGTAACAGGTGGGGCTGGCTACATCGGCAGCCACACCGTGCTGGAGCTGCTGGAGGCGGGCTATTCGCCGGTGGTCGTCGACAACTTCCATAACGCCATTCGTGGTGAGCAGGCGGAGGGGGCTGGGGCTCCCAGGGGGATGGAAGGGAAACCCTGCGTTCTGCCTCCAAGAGATGAGTGTCTGGCCAGTCCCTTGGGAACCCAGCACCCCATCTTCTCTGACTTTGATGGCCTCTATGTGCCCAACCAGGAGGGGGCTCCATGCCTGAGAGCTTGCGCCGGGTTCAGGAGCTGACAGGCCACTCTGTGGAGTTTGAGGAGATGGACATCTTGGACCAGGCAGCCCTACAGCGTCTTTTTAAGAAGGTGGGTGCTTGGCAGGCAGACAGGAAAGGGGCATAGCCAAGGGCCAGGCCTGTAAGCAACCTCTGACCCCAGCTTTGCAACCCTGCAGCACAGCTTCACGGCAGTCATCCACTTTGCTGGGCTCAAGGCTGTGGGCGAGTCGGTGCAGAAGCCTCTGGATTACTACCGAGTTAACCTGACAGGAACCATCCAGCTTCTGGAGGTGAGGCCTGAGGCAAGGACACAGACACTGTGAGGGCCCCTGGCCGGGTATGCAGTGCCAAACACGGTGGCAGAGCCCAAGCTGTGTCATCTTTGCTAGGTCTTTGCCTctcagcctcagtctcccctTCTGTAAATGGGAGCCCATAGCTCAGCCCCACCCGCCTGGGAGGTGTAAGGGGGCAGGAATAGCGTGCGAGGCAGAGGCCACTGACGCCTCCCCTCCACGGGCAGATCATGAGGGCCCACGGGGTGAAGAACCTGGTGTTTAGCAGCTCGGCCACCGTGTATGGGAACCCCCAGTACCTGCCCCTGGATGAGGCTCACCCCACAGGTGGCTGTACCAACCCCTATGGCAAGTCCAAGTTCTTCATCGAGGAAATGATCCGGGACCTGTGCCAGGCAGACAAGGTGAGGGCCCCCTTTGATTCAGCCGTGGCTCCGCTCACGGACCCCTCACAGCCCACCCCCGGCGAGCCTGAGGACGGGATCCTGATCAGCCTCCACCAAGGAGGAGGCTGGGGTTCAGGAAGCAGCAGTGACTTGCACGAGGTCACAGCACTTGCAGGGAGGGCCCGATACCCTGCTCCTTTCTAGGGATAGACAACCAGCAGGGTGGGCTCTGGATTCAGCTGGGACGCGCAGCCTGCACCCCAACCCCCATCGTCTGACCTGCGTCCCACAGGCCTGGAATGCAGTGCTGCTGCGATATTTCAACCCCATAGGCGCCCACGCCTCGGGCTGCATCGGCGAGGATCCCCAGGGCATCCCCAATAACCTCATGCCCTATGTCTCCCAGgtaagggagaagggaaaggaagggggtAGCCCTAGACTTGAGGGCTACAGCTGGTGCCAAGGTCCTGGGAAAAGCTAACCTGACCTCCACCCCAGGTGGCGATTGGACGACGGGAGGCACTAAATGTCTTTGGCAATGACTATGACACAGAGGATGGCACAGGTGAGCTCAGAACCAGGAGGAGCCAGGAGTGGGAGCCGGGAGGGAGACTGCGGTGGGACAGAGACTGTACTGCACCCAGCgccccaccacctcctcctctgcaGGCGTCCGGGATTACATCCATGTCGTGGATCTGGCCAAGGGCCACATCGCGGCCTTGAGGAAGCTGAAGGAGCAGTGTGGCTGCCGggtaggaagagaagggagggaggggaaggagacgGAGGCCTGGACCAATGGGGCCCACAGGGGTAGTAAGTCCAGCCCCCGGCACGGTCCCTGTTCTCCTCTCTGGGCAGATCTACAACCTGGGCACGGGCACAGGCTATTCGGTGTTACAGATGGTCGTGGCCATGGAGAAGGCCTCGGGGAAGAAGGTAGGCTGGCAGCCCACCCtgacccacccccagcccctcccactaACCTACATGACGGGCATCCCAGCACCGCCCTGTCTCCCCAAGCCTGCCTTAGGACTTGACGCCTGAGAGCGAGACCCTGCTCTGGACCTCCATTTCTTGAGGGCCTGGTTAGCAAGTTGGCAGATAAGGCTAGGGCCAGCTCAGCTAAGCTACAACCGCCCCCTCTCTTGCAGATCCCGTACAAGGTGGTGGCCCGGCGGGAAGGCGATGTGGCTGCCTGTTATGCCAACCCCAGCCTGGCCCTCAAGGAGCTGGGCTGGTCAGCAGCCTTAGGGCTGGATAGGATGTGTGAGTGCTAGCCCAACCCCTGACCCTGGGTGCTGGCCTGGCCCCTGGGAGAGAGTCAGGGGCTAGGAAAAGGGCCGCCGGGGGTCTGGCCCTGCCCACTCCGGGCTGTCCAAGGTGGTGCGGGCCCTGCACTCCAGCGTGGACCCTGAGCACAGACCTCGCCCCATCACAGGTGAAGATCTATGGCGCTGGCAGAAGCAGAATCCTTCAGGCTTTGGCGCGCAGGCCTGAGACCCTCACCTACCAGGGaccagaaaaggaagagaaacaacTGCCTGCTCTCCAGCCTCTGGGAGGAACCCAGGGACCTCAGAGCCTCCCCTACCTCAGACCCCAACGGTGCCCACTCAGCCCACCAGGCATGAGGCCAAGCGCACCACTGACCAGGTATCAGGGGTCTCTATTCCACAGGGTCCAGGAACCCAGGAGGACCACCAAGAGCAAGTGGGGCGAAGCAGGGCCCTGAGACACACAGAACGCCCTCCTCCCGGGCACTAATTTATACTGCTACGAAGGAGCTTcccaaagtatttaaaataaagttttcttaCACTGGAGCAGATTCTTGCACGTGATCACACTCTACCCCTTGGATAGAATCATCCAGGCCTAAGAGTTGAagcaatttctttaattttatcgGAATCCAGACACAACAAGAAAAACACCCAAAACTACATGGAGACAGAAGACAAGACATgactcctccccacctccccctggcCCTAGAGTGGGGACAATGTGGGGTGAGGCAGCTGGGggagaccttgagcctcagtccAGCCCTGCAGGCTCCAGGCCCGCGGGGGCGGAGGGTAATGGGGAGGCAGGGCCCAGCCCCCAAGTCAGAATGGCTGAGGGGAGGCCCCCTCGAAGGACTCCGCCCCATCACCCACACTCCTGCGCAGGGGCAGGGAGCCCACAGCAGCAAGGGGGCCCGGGCCACAGACACATTCATGATTGAGAAGCAGCTGGAGTGGAGGCAGGAGAGACACGATTATCTGGGCAGAATCAGCTGGcgggagagggtgggaggtggggcctgGTAGGGCCCCAGGGGCCAAACCCTGAGGTCACAGGAGGGGCCCAAAGTGGGGCTAGTGAGTGAGGTCCTGAGTGAGTGGGTCAGCGGCTGGGCCCCTTTCTCCCGCTGCCTACAGCCCCTCCAATACTGCTGCCAGGGGGGCCCCCCCCTCCAGGGAAATGGGATAAGAAAGCAGCCCACCCCCTGCGGCAGACAGCCAGGTGGCTGAAGTCAGGAAGGGAGGCCCGGACAGGCCTTGGCCTGCCTACCCCAGAGGCCTGTGGGAAAAGGAAGGGTCCAGGAGGGTGAGAGGGGCTCGACCGGCTCAGATCCAAGATGGTGCCGCGTGTGCCAAGTCCCCCATGAGCTGGGGGACCGCGCTGGGGGGCAGCAACTGTAGTTAGACAGGAGGCAGCAGCTTCTCAAGAAACTCCTTCACAGCTGCcatctcctgggggtggggggtgggggtattGTGAGAGGCTCCtggctggagggaggaaggagaagggcgggagtgggaagcagcccctcGGCACTGACCTGAGGACAGGAGCTGTGCGTGACCCCGGGGTAAGTCTTGAACTGGACCCTGGCGGGTGTGACAACGGACCGAAGCTTCTCGGCTGTCAGGGCCCCAAACCGTACGGGAACCATGGGGTCCAGCTCCCCGTGACACTGAAGGATGGTCAGGTCCTTGGCACTGCCGTTGGCTGCCTGTGGGCCAGACGGGACTCAGAGAGCAAAGCCAGTGCTTGGGCGCAATGCCCCAGCCTCAAGGAGACAGAGGGCAGGAGCGGGGTAGTGGAGACACTCACCTGGGGGAAGGCCCGGTGCAGAGGCAGCCAACAGCTCAATGCCACAATGCCAGCCAGAGGgtgggggcaggtgagggctgtGTAGAGGGACAGGGCTCCaccctggaggaaggagagaatgagGGCTCATGAGGGCACAGCTcaactcccaccccccacccccctctctctcccctcacctgTGAAAAGCCTCCCAGGACGATCCGATTGGCAGGGATCCCATTCTTCATCTCATGCTCGATCAAGGCCttgactggggggagggggcatgaCTGGGTGGAAGGAAAGCTGCCACAGGGACCCAAGGAAGGGAGCCAAACAGGTATTGCCAGGCACTTTCCTCGGCGggcagagggggagagggaggatgccgaggaggggctggggccttACTGTTCTCTGCTGCCTTCTTAATGCCAGCCTCGTCCTCTGGGGCATCTGGACTCAGCCCCATCAGGTCAAACCTGGAGGAGCAGAGGCGTTGGCAGCTCCTAGGAGACCTGGGCTGGCCCCAGGCAGCTCCCTCAAGCTCCTATTCCCCCTCTCCAAACTCACCAGGAGGGCATCACCATTTTCATGTTGAGTGTCACAGGGATCCGAGGCCTGGGGAGGGACAGCAAGAGGGGCCGTCATGCTCAGGAGGGATGAGGAAGCCACAGCAGAGAGCCCAGGTGGGGGCAGGGCAACCCCTGGGGAACCCTCCCAGCAGGCAGGGCCTGTGTTTAAGGTGTTGCCAGGCAACCTGCCACGTGGGGCTGGAGGCTGTGGCTGGGGGCATCGGCAGTAGCAATGGAGAAGCACAGCCTAGCACTCGGTGTGCGGGGTTCCAGCTCAGTCGGTGAGTACTTGGGGAAGGGGTACAGGGGGTGCTAGTTCTAGGAGTATCAGGTCTAGGAGGCCTTGGGTCTGGGGCTGGACCCTATTCCTGAGGGTTCCACAGGAATGATGAAGGCTGAAAATGGCACTTGTGACTGCtctgggccccaggccccaggatgCAGCCGGCAGGAGAACAGGCCTGGGACCACAGGACCACCCCCCAtcctcagcccctccccttgCTGGGGTGACACTCACGCGTGGGGACAGATGTACTTGACGTGAGGGAGCCGGATAGTAGAGAGGGCGTCAGCCCAGCTGTGCCTgtaggagggaagagagaaaagacaccGATGTgtagagggaggaaaggagggcgCAGGCCGCTCCAGTCCCGCCCCCTGggccctcccccacttccccagaaacaccccctccccagctcactCACCCTGTGTCTCCAAGGCCATGTAAAAAAATAACCTGGAAAAGGATCAGAGATGGGGAATAGGGCAGTCACCGTCCTGCTATCACTCTCACTCTGTCCTCCAACTTCTggccacccctccctcacccccaaggACCTGGAGGGGAACT
Proteins encoded in this region:
- the LYPLA2 gene encoding acyl-protein thioesterase 2 isoform X3, whose protein sequence is MCGNTMSVPLLTDAATVSGAERETAAVIFLHGLGDTGHSWADALSTIRLPHVKYICPHAPRIPVTLNMKMVMPSWFDLMGLSPDAPEDEAGIKKAAENIKALIEHEMKNGIPANRIVLGGFSQGGALSLYTALTCPHPLAGIVALSCWLPLHRAFPQAANGSAKDLTILQCHGELDPMVPVRFGALTAEKLRSVVTPARVQFKTYPGVTHSSCPQLLPPSAVPQLMGDLAHAAPSWI
- the GALE gene encoding UDP-glucose 4-epimerase isoform X4, which encodes MAEKVLVTGGAGYIGSHTVLELLEAGYSPVVVDNFHNAIRGGGSMPESLRRVQELTGHSVEFEEMDILDQAALQRLFKKHSFTAVIHFAGLKAVGESVQKPLDYYRVNLTGTIQLLEAWNAVLLRYFNPIGAHASGCIGEDPQGIPNNLMPYVSQVAIGRREALNVFGNDYDTEDGTGVRDYIHVVDLAKGHIAALRKLKEQCGCRIYNLGTGTGYSVLQMVVAMEKASGKKVKIYGAGRSRILQALARRPETLTYQGPEKEEKQLPALQPLGGTQGPQSLPYLRPQRCPLSPPGMRPSAPLTRYQGSLFHRVQEPRRTTKSKWGEAGP
- the LYPLA2 gene encoding acyl-protein thioesterase 2 isoform X4, encoding MCTGPSRGALQCMCGNTMSVPLLTDAATVSGAERETAAVIFLHGLGDTGHSWADALSTIRLPHVKYICPHAPRIPVTLNMKMVMPSWFDLMGLSPDAPEDEAGIKKAAENIKALIEHEMKNGIPANRIVLGGFSQGGALSLYTALTCPHPLAGIVALSCWLPLHRAFPQPGASHNTPTPHPQEMAAVKEFLEKLLPPV
- the GALE gene encoding UDP-glucose 4-epimerase isoform X2, which codes for MAEKVLVTGGAGYIGSHTVLELLEAGYSPVVVDNFHNAIRGGGSMPESLRRVQELTGHSVEFEEMDILDQAALQRLFKKHSFTAVIHFAGLKAVGESVQKPLDYYRVNLTGTIQLLEIMRAHGVKNLVFSSSATVYGNPQYLPLDEAHPTGGCTNPYGKSKFFIEEMIRDLCQADKVAIGRREALNVFGNDYDTEDGTGVRDYIHVVDLAKGHIAALRKLKEQCGCRIYNLGTGTGYSVLQMVVAMEKASGKKVKIYGAGRSRILQALARRPETLTYQGPEKEEKQLPALQPLGGTQGPQSLPYLRPQRCPLSPPGMRPSAPLTRYQGSLFHRVQEPRRTTKSKWGEAGP
- the LYPLA2 gene encoding acyl-protein thioesterase 2 isoform X1, whose protein sequence is MCTGPSRGALQCMCGNTMSVPLLTDAATVSGAERETAAVIFLHGLGDTGHSWADALSTIRLPHVKYICPHAPRIPVTLNMKMVMPSWFDLMGLSPDAPEDEAGIKKAAENIKALIEHEMKNGIPANRIVLGGFSQGGALSLYTALTCPHPLAGIVALSCWLPLHRAFPQAANGSAKDLTILQCHGELDPMVPVRFGALTAEKLRSVVTPARVQFKTYPGVTHSSCPQLLPPSAVPQLMGDLAHAAPSWI
- the GALE gene encoding UDP-glucose 4-epimerase isoform X1 translates to MAEKVLVTGGAGYIGSHTVLELLEAGYSPVVVDNFHNAIRGGGSMPESLRRVQELTGHSVEFEEMDILDQAALQRLFKKHSFTAVIHFAGLKAVGESVQKPLDYYRVNLTGTIQLLEIMRAHGVKNLVFSSSATVYGNPQYLPLDEAHPTGGCTNPYGKSKFFIEEMIRDLCQADKAWNAVLLRYFNPIGAHASGCIGEDPQGIPNNLMPYVSQVAIGRREALNVFGNDYDTEDGTGVRDYIHVVDLAKGHIAALRKLKEQCGCRIYNLGTGTGYSVLQMVVAMEKASGKKVKIYGAGRSRILQALARRPETLTYQGPEKEEKQLPALQPLGGTQGPQSLPYLRPQRCPLSPPGMRPSAPLTRYQGSLFHRVQEPRRTTKSKWGEAGP
- the LYPLA2 gene encoding acyl-protein thioesterase 2 isoform X2 — encoded protein: MCTGPSRGALQCMCGNTMSVPLLTDAATVSGAERETAAVIFLHGLGDTGHSWADALSTIRLPHVKYICPHAPRIPVTLNMKMVMPSWFDLMGLSPDAPEDEAGIKKAAENIKALIEHEMKNGIPANRIVLGGFSQGGALSLYTALTCPHPLAGIVALSCWLPLHRAFPQAANGSAKDLTILQCHGELDPMVPVRFGALTAEKLRSVVTPARVQFKTYPGVTHSSCPQEMAAVKEFLEKLLPPV
- the LYPLA2 gene encoding acyl-protein thioesterase 2 isoform X5; translation: MAGFPGLERKFRRGRQRGKSVCLCGRGRRIAREVSKPPRVEAPAVEPCSVCVVTPCLCPCSPMLPLCLELSGRQLRHSWADALSTIRLPHVKYICPHAPRIPVTLNMKMVMPSWFDLMGLSPDAPEDEAGIKKAAENIKALIEHEMKNGIPANRIVLGGFSQGGALSLYTALTCPHPLAGIVALSCWLPLHRAFPQAANGSAKDLTILQCHGELDPMVPVRFGALTAEKLRSVVTPARVQFKTYPGVTHSSCPQEMAAVKEFLEKLLPPV
- the GALE gene encoding UDP-glucose 4-epimerase isoform X3 gives rise to the protein MAEKVLVTGGAGYIGSHTVLELLEAGYSPVVVDNFHNAIRGGGSMPESLRRVQELTGHSVEFEEMDILDQAALQRLFKKHSFTAVIHFAGLKAVGESVQKPLDYYRVNLTGTIQLLEIMRAHGVKNLVFSSSATVYGNPQYLPLDEAHPTGGCTNPYGKSKFFIEEMIRDLCQADKAWNAVLLRYFNPIGAHASGCIGEDPQGIPNNLMPYVSQVAIGRREALNVFGNDYDTEDGTGVRDYIHVVDLAKGHIAALRKLKEQCGCRIYNLGTGTGYSVLQMVVAMEKASGKKIPYKVVARREGDVAACYANPSLALKELGWSAALGLDRMCEDLWRWQKQNPSGFGAQA